GCGCCGCTGCCCTTCTGCATCGCCGCCGGGGGGCTGAAGCCCAGTGATGTGCTCCCCTGGCTGGAGGCGGGGGTTGATGCCGTCGCCCTGGGGGCGTCGCTGGCGGCTGGCGCCCGTGGTTCGGCGGCGGCCCCCTCCTTCGCCACAGACCCGCTGCGGCAGCTTCTGGCCGCCCTGCCAACGCGGCCCTGATCAGCCCGTCACCAGAGGCTGCACTGGCCCTGCTGGCGCAAAAGGTGATCCGCCAGCACCAGGGCCACCATCGCTTCCACCATCGGCACGGCCCGCGGCAGCACACAGGGATCGTGGCGGCCCTTGGCCGCCAGGGTGGTGGCGGCACCGGAGGCGTCGATGGTCTGCTGCTCCTTGCGGATCGTGGCGGTGGGTTTGAAGGCCACCCGCAGCCGGATCTCCTCGCCGTTGCTGATGCCCCCCTGGATGCCACCCGAGTTGTTGGTGGCGGTGCGCAAGCGGCCGTCCTCGCTGGGCAGGAAAGCATCGTTGTGCTCGCTGCCGCGCAGCAGGGTGCCGCCGAAGCCGGAGCCGACCTCGAAGCCCTTGGTGGCCGGCAGGGACATCAGCGCCTTGGCCAGATCCGCCTCCAGCTTGTCGAACACCGGCATGCCCAGACCCACCGGCGGCCGCCGCACCAGGCACTCGATCACCCCGCCGCAGGAATCCCCCTCCCGCCCGATCGCCTCGATGCGCTCGATCATCCGCGCCGCGACGGCCGGATCCGGACAGCGCACGATGGTGCTCTCCACCGCCTCCAGGGTGACCAAGGCCGGATCCACGGCGGCCTCGATGTCGTGGATCCGGCGCACCCAGGCGATCACCTCGGTGCCGGCGGCCCGGGCCAG
This Cyanobium sp. AMD-g DNA region includes the following protein-coding sequences:
- the aroC gene encoding chorismate synthase, producing the protein MGSSFGHLFRISTFGESHGGGVGVIIDGCPPRLSLDLEAIQAELDRRKPGQSKITTPRKEDDRVEVLSGLLDGVTLGTPIAMVVRNKDQRPQDYREMEVAFRPSHADATYQAKYGIQARSGGGRASARETIGRVAAGAIAKQLLARAAGTEVIAWVRRIHDIEAAVDPALVTLEAVESTIVRCPDPAVAARMIERIEAIGREGDSCGGVIECLVRRPPVGLGMPVFDKLEADLAKALMSLPATKGFEVGSGFGGTLLRGSEHNDAFLPSEDGRLRTATNNSGGIQGGISNGEEIRLRVAFKPTATIRKEQQTIDASGAATTLAAKGRHDPCVLPRAVPMVEAMVALVLADHLLRQQGQCSLW